The following nucleotide sequence is from Montipora capricornis isolate CH-2021 unplaced genomic scaffold, ASM3666992v2 scaffold_438, whole genome shotgun sequence.
GGAATGTGAGCATCTCAGAAGCAGACGACCTGCTTTTGCGTTTCTTTGCTGGTCTTTTTCTGGGGGTCTTCTTTTGGGGTGTTTCAGCAGAGTAATCACCATCAACAGAGCTATCACTTTCCTCACCTTCATTTGACATCACACAAGATGAGGATTCAAGGGTATAGGTAGGCCTTACAGCTGCATTCATGCCAATGCAATCAGCCATCTCAGAGTAGTACTTCCACTTCTTGTGGTTATTTCCACTTTTGTTGTTATGATCTGTGACTTCTTTGAGTTTTGCTTCCAGCTTGGCCCACTTTCTTGCACACTGATCTGCAGATACTCTGAGATCTGACTTTGAGTTGAAACTTGttgcaattttttgaaacacctcttttttggttgttttaCCATTGCCAAATAATCCTTTATGATCTTTCCAGCAACATACAAGAAGATTAATGTGTCTGTCTTCCCATCTGTCCAAATTGAGATCatttgatgatgat
It contains:
- the LOC138035943 gene encoding uncharacterized protein, producing the protein MAEDEGNEGSTSSSNDLNLDRWEDRHINLLVCCWKDHKGLFGNGKTTKKEVFQKIATSFNSKSDLRVSADQCARKWAKLEAKLKEVTDHNNKSGNNHKKWKYYSEMADCIGMNAAVRPTYTLESSSCVMSNEGEESDSSVDGDYSAETPQKKTPRKRPAKKRKSRSSASEMLTFLQEYQEKKEEAENKKVKMMEEMNEEKKLFWANLLQVLKNK